One segment of Syngnathus scovelli strain Florida chromosome 6, RoL_Ssco_1.2, whole genome shotgun sequence DNA contains the following:
- the LOC125970616 gene encoding janus kinase and microtubule-interacting protein 3-like — protein MSKRAPAGRAKAERTDALQAANDELRTKLMDVQLELQQEKNKVSCLERERSQDLRAEHHRATAAMTELKSKLHEEKQKELAITRETLLRQHEMELMRVIKIKDGEIQRLNALVLSLRDGSMDSLRRGCFVAGLTDSGTSAVLHWCVHEEAELRYRQLTQEYQALQRAYALLAQTSEGDYDAEKEIKTREKLMVEMGHYQSRVADLESALKQQGQNVKWVEEKQLLRQSNQQLAEKVRRMEAEEARLKEHIQDIRDQNELLEFRILELEEREWRSPVLKFLQVRFPDGLSPLQIYCEAEGVRDIVISDLMKKLDILGYNANLTNEEQVVVIHARTLLTLAEKWLEYIKVTKSALQQKMLDIESEKDMFCKQKGYLDEELDFRKSSMDQAHKRILELEAMLYEALPQRDCPATDGEKASHAGVNDVLTADQREELRSAVDQWKRALMCELRERDACILQERMDLLHSAQQRNKELKEFIEAQKRQIKQLEEKFLFLFLFFSLAFILWP, from the exons atgtccaaacgagctccggcagggcgggccaaggcggagcgaacggacgcccttcaggccgccaatgacgagctgagaaccaaactgatggacgtccagttagaacttcagcaggagaagaacaag gtcagctgtctggagagagagagaagtcaggacctgcgggcggagcaccaccgtgccaccgccgccatgacggaactcaaaagcaaactccatgaggagaagcagaaagagttagccattaccagggagacattactgcggcagcatgaaatggagctgatgagagtgatcaaaatcaaagatggagagatccagcgactgaatgccttggtcctcagcctgagggacggctccatggac tctttgcgtcgcgggtgctttgtcgccggtctgactgattctggtactagtgctgtgttgcattggtgtgtgcatgaagaggcggagcttcgctaccgccagctgacgcaagaatatcaagcgctgcaacgagcctacgctctgctagcccagaccagcgaaggggactacgacgccgagaaggagatcaag accagagaaaagctgatggtagaaatgggtcactatcaaagcagagtagcagatctggagtcagcgctgaagcaacaaggacag aatgtcaagtgggtggaggagaagcagctgctgcgtcagagcaatcagcagttggccgaaaag gtcaggcggatggaggcggaagaagcgcgtctgaaagagcacatccaggatatccgagaccaaaacgaactgcttgagttccgcatcctggagctggag gagagggagtggcgctcccccgtcttgaagtttctgcaagtccgtttcccagacggcctcagccctttgcagatctactgcgaggccgagggcgtgag ggacatcgtcatcagtgatctgatgaagaagctggacatcctgggctataacgcc aatctcaccaacgaggagcaggtggtcgtgattcacgccaggacccttctcaccctagccgagaag tggttagaatacatcaaagtgaccaagtcagcacttcaacagaagatgttggacattgaaagtgagaag gatatgttctgcaagcagaagggctacctggatgaagagttggacttcaggaagtcttccatggaccaggctcataag aggatcctggagctggaggccatgttgtacgaggcgctaccgcagcgggactgccccgccacggacggcgaaaaagccagccacgctggcgtgaatgacgtgctgacggcggatcagagagaagagcttaggagcgccgtggaccaatggaagcgagccctgatgtgcgagttgagggagcgcgacgcttgcatcctccaagagagaatggatctgctgcacagcgcgcaacag aggaacaaagagctgaaagaattcatcgaagctcagaagagacaaatcaaacaattggaggagaagtttctgtttctctttctattcttctccttggccttcattctgtggccctaa